One Candidatus Limnocylindrales bacterium genomic window carries:
- a CDS encoding nitrite/sulfite reductase — MLTWKEALADRMPPELAREIDIYETQIELKRQGKIDDKVFAETRLRRGTYGQRYDNGQRDDGTGPKELEFPDRSLTKGPETLWHAPGMQRIKIPFGGLTARQLEVLADLAEEYSDAICHVTTRQDIQLHFVHIEDTPDLMRRLAAEGITTREACGNSIRNVTGCPLAGVCRAETFDVTPYAKATSRFLLGHPDCQDLGRKFKIAFSGCAENPCGLVFMHDLGFIARTRVVDGHEQRGFETYVGGGLGAVPYQAKLYDEFIPESEILPLAQAIARVFARLGEKKNRARARMKFLVAKLGFEEFRRLVEEERRILPADDAWTAFLSGVRAVEAAPVIDGGVPGGADIDAGRFEQWQRTNIYRQRQPGYVVATVTLPLGDATSFQMRRLADIARRFCGDSIRATVDQNILLRWVREADLPALYAALEEIGLGEPGAGSIVDITACPGTDTCKLGIASSRGLAAELQERLVARSIHLDQAVRDLHIKISGCFNSCGQHHVADLGFYGVSRNVGGRTVPHFQVVLGGRWDRNGGAYGLAIGAVPSKRIPDVVDRMTERYVRERNKDERFQDFCARIGKRELKALLSDLMEVPAYDKDRDFYSDWRDPREFTLGDLGVGECAGEVVSLVEFSLAESERRAFEAQLLLESGQVEAADHMAYSAMIEAARALVRVQYPDLRDDAEEIVREFRTRFYDTELFFDKYAGGRFAQFLFKRHEDAQRRSFSEERVRQLIEEASLFIEAAHACDAKLASRGVMPAVSSSGDDPARVQ; from the coding sequence ATGCTGACTTGGAAGGAAGCGCTGGCAGATCGCATGCCACCCGAACTGGCGCGCGAGATCGACATCTACGAGACGCAGATCGAGCTGAAGCGCCAGGGCAAGATTGACGACAAGGTTTTTGCCGAGACGCGATTGCGACGCGGGACCTATGGCCAGCGCTATGACAACGGTCAGCGCGACGACGGTACGGGACCGAAGGAGCTCGAGTTCCCGGACCGCTCCCTCACCAAGGGCCCGGAGACGTTGTGGCACGCGCCGGGAATGCAGCGGATCAAGATTCCCTTCGGCGGGCTGACGGCGCGGCAACTCGAGGTACTGGCAGACCTCGCTGAAGAGTACTCCGACGCCATTTGTCACGTCACGACGCGACAGGACATCCAGCTCCACTTCGTCCACATCGAGGACACGCCGGACCTGATGCGCCGCCTGGCCGCGGAGGGGATAACGACCCGCGAAGCCTGCGGCAACTCGATTCGCAACGTGACCGGCTGCCCGCTCGCCGGCGTGTGTCGAGCCGAGACGTTCGACGTCACACCCTACGCCAAAGCGACATCGCGTTTCCTGCTAGGTCATCCCGACTGCCAGGACCTCGGGCGAAAGTTCAAGATCGCTTTTTCGGGCTGCGCTGAAAACCCGTGCGGTCTGGTGTTCATGCACGACCTCGGCTTCATCGCACGTACGCGCGTGGTCGACGGACACGAGCAGCGCGGCTTTGAAACGTACGTTGGCGGCGGGCTCGGCGCGGTACCGTACCAGGCCAAGCTGTATGATGAGTTCATACCGGAGTCGGAAATTCTGCCATTGGCGCAGGCGATCGCGCGCGTTTTCGCCAGGCTCGGCGAGAAGAAGAACAGAGCCCGCGCCCGCATGAAGTTTCTGGTGGCCAAGCTCGGCTTCGAGGAGTTTCGCCGGCTGGTCGAGGAAGAGCGGCGCATCCTTCCGGCGGACGACGCCTGGACCGCCTTCCTGTCGGGCGTGCGCGCAGTAGAGGCGGCTCCAGTGATCGACGGCGGCGTGCCTGGCGGCGCCGACATCGATGCCGGGCGCTTCGAGCAGTGGCAGCGGACGAACATCTACCGTCAGCGTCAGCCAGGCTACGTCGTAGCCACGGTGACCCTGCCGCTGGGTGATGCCACCTCATTCCAGATGCGGCGGCTCGCGGACATCGCGCGCCGCTTCTGCGGTGACAGCATTCGCGCCACGGTAGACCAGAACATTCTTCTGCGCTGGGTACGTGAGGCCGACCTGCCGGCTTTGTACGCGGCACTCGAGGAGATCGGCTTGGGCGAGCCTGGCGCCGGCAGCATCGTCGACATCACGGCATGCCCCGGGACCGATACCTGCAAGCTCGGAATCGCCTCCTCTCGCGGACTGGCGGCGGAGCTCCAGGAACGGCTGGTCGCGCGCTCCATCCATCTCGATCAGGCTGTTCGTGACCTCCACATCAAGATCAGCGGCTGCTTCAACTCGTGCGGACAGCATCACGTTGCCGACCTCGGATTCTACGGCGTCAGCCGCAACGTCGGCGGCCGAACGGTACCCCATTTCCAGGTGGTTCTGGGTGGCCGGTGGGATCGCAACGGCGGGGCCTATGGTCTGGCGATCGGAGCCGTCCCATCAAAGAGAATTCCGGACGTCGTCGACCGGATGACGGAGCGTTACGTTCGCGAACGAAACAAGGACGAGCGTTTCCAGGATTTCTGCGCACGCATCGGGAAGCGGGAGCTGAAGGCGCTGCTGTCGGACCTGATGGAAGTCCCGGCGTACGACAAGGACCGCGATTTCTACTCCGACTGGCGCGATCCTCGCGAGTTCACGCTCGGCGACCTCGGTGTCGGCGAGTGCGCCGGCGAGGTCGTATCTCTGGTCGAGTTCAGCCTCGCCGAATCGGAAAGACGGGCTTTCGAAGCTCAGTTGCTGCTGGAATCGGGGCAGGTCGAAGCCGCGGATCACATGGCTTACTCGGCGATGATTGAAGCGGCCCGCGCGCTGGTTCGCGTCCAGTACCCCGACCTCCGCGACGATGCCGAAGAGATCGTGCGCGAGTTCCGCACCCGCTTCTACGACACCGAGTTGTTCTTCGACAAGTACGCCGGTGGGCGTTTCGCACAGTTCCTGTTCAAGCGTCACGAGGATGCGCAGCGCCGGAGCTTCAGCGAAGAGCGTGTGCGCCAGCTCATCGAGGAAGCTTCGCTGTTCATCGAAGCGGCGCATGCCTGCGACGCGAAGCTGGCCTCGCGCGGGGTGATGCCCGCCGTCTCTTCGTCCGGCGACGATCCCGCTCGGGTACAGTAG
- a CDS encoding sigma 54-interacting transcriptional regulator, with product MRAEFFEEGEVRRGDGVDAGRGGDGMAIVSEERPIFGGHGEALIGQSPAFLRVLRKIPRLAASDATVLITGDTGTGKELIAEAIHNCSNRRGRAFIAVNCGALPEELVENELFGHARGAYTGAAATGKGLLAEAEGGTLFLDELNSLSLSAQAKILRFLQNREYRMLGSTKLLRANVRIIAATNVDLRKHVDQSLFRADLFHRLHVLSIELPPLRERLEDIPLLAQHFLGKYARDYGKGTMRLSPAALRKLSAYPWYGNVRELQSVLERSVLLAGSPELQADDVDLPMLDTPEFREDELEDEPEEARSGAEALGQREATTTFREAKERMIRQFERTYLIQVMGAAQGNVSRAARLAGMQRRDFQRLLRKHDVRRPEPRGWFDT from the coding sequence ATGCGTGCAGAATTTTTCGAAGAGGGCGAGGTCCGCAGAGGCGACGGGGTGGACGCGGGTCGAGGCGGCGATGGGATGGCGATCGTGTCCGAGGAGCGGCCAATCTTTGGCGGACACGGCGAGGCGCTGATCGGGCAAAGCCCCGCTTTTTTGCGGGTGCTACGCAAGATTCCGAGACTCGCGGCGTCCGACGCCACCGTGCTCATCACCGGTGATACCGGCACCGGCAAGGAGTTGATTGCGGAGGCGATCCACAACTGCAGCAACCGGCGGGGCCGTGCCTTCATTGCCGTCAACTGCGGCGCTCTTCCGGAAGAGCTGGTCGAGAACGAGCTGTTCGGCCATGCCCGCGGCGCCTATACCGGAGCTGCGGCCACCGGCAAAGGGCTTCTGGCAGAAGCCGAGGGCGGCACCCTGTTCCTGGACGAGTTGAACAGCTTGAGCCTGTCGGCTCAGGCCAAGATCCTTCGCTTCCTGCAGAACCGCGAGTACCGGATGCTTGGCTCCACGAAGCTGCTGCGAGCCAACGTTCGGATCATTGCCGCAACGAACGTGGACCTGCGAAAGCACGTCGATCAGAGCCTGTTCCGGGCCGACCTCTTCCATCGCCTCCACGTGCTGTCGATCGAGCTCCCGCCGCTGCGCGAACGTCTCGAGGACATCCCGCTTCTGGCCCAGCACTTCCTTGGCAAGTATGCCCGCGACTACGGAAAGGGAACGATGCGGCTTTCGCCAGCGGCCCTGCGAAAGCTTTCGGCCTATCCTTGGTACGGAAACGTGCGAGAGCTCCAATCGGTGCTCGAGCGCAGCGTGCTTCTGGCGGGATCGCCGGAGTTGCAGGCGGACGATGTCGACCTGCCAATGCTGGACACCCCCGAATTCCGTGAGGATGAGCTGGAGGATGAGCCCGAGGAGGCTCGGTCAGGTGCTGAGGCGTTGGGACAACGCGAAGCGACGACGACTTTCCGAGAGGCGAAGGAGCGGATGATTCGCCAATTCGAGCGCACCTACCTGATCCAGGTGATGGGAGCGGCCCAGGGAAATGTCTCGAGAGCTGCGCGGCTCGCTGGAATGCAGCGCAGGGATTTCCAGCGGCTGCTTCGTAAGCACGACGTGCGGCGCCCGGAGCCGCGCGGATGGTTCGATACGTAA
- a CDS encoding Flp family type IVb pilin, giving the protein MKDETGATAIEYGLLAALISIAAITAMTSVGTNLSAKLDEVATALS; this is encoded by the coding sequence TTGAAGGATGAGACTGGCGCGACGGCGATTGAATACGGCCTTCTGGCCGCTCTGATCTCGATCGCGGCCATCACGGCCATGACCTCCGTGGGCACGAACCTGTCGGCCAAGCTCGACGAGGTCGCCACGGCGCTCAGCTAA
- a CDS encoding prepilin peptidase: MDFTIQVALVGTVAIAAVTDIIGSRVPNWLTLSSFLLAVTLHTIATGTDGLLFSLAGAAAGFALLIPFYALGGMGAGDVKLLTAVGAFMGAQQVLWVFIFAGLFGGLYAVGLLLLQAFLQFGAAGAAKDVQSHLKTIVLTGGDFRSWTSTLRSYPKLRYAVVIALGVAVTRFLEGSLL, encoded by the coding sequence GTGGACTTCACGATCCAGGTGGCTCTAGTAGGAACCGTCGCTATCGCGGCGGTGACCGACATCATTGGAAGCCGTGTTCCGAATTGGCTCACGCTTTCCTCGTTTCTACTCGCAGTCACTCTTCATACCATCGCAACCGGCACCGACGGCCTGCTCTTCAGCCTGGCCGGCGCGGCGGCCGGATTCGCACTTTTGATCCCGTTCTATGCCCTCGGCGGCATGGGCGCGGGCGACGTCAAGTTGCTCACCGCTGTCGGCGCCTTCATGGGCGCGCAGCAGGTCCTCTGGGTCTTCATTTTCGCAGGTCTTTTTGGCGGGCTGTATGCCGTCGGCCTGCTGCTTCTGCAGGCGTTTCTGCAGTTCGGCGCCGCCGGTGCCGCCAAGGACGTGCAATCGCATCTGAAGACCATCGTGCTGACGGGCGGCGACTTCCGATCCTGGACTTCCACCCTCCGCTCGTATCCCAAGCTCCGCTACGCAGTGGTGATCGCACTTGGCGTGGCCGTGACGCGATTCCTGGAAGGATCGCTATTGTAG
- the cpaB gene encoding Flp pilus assembly protein CpaB, which produces MRRYRPFILLGLAGVIAFSTSSMVYRWLRAQAFASQAVVESPIKTEEIAVASYNIPRGATITPEMLKTAALPTESLPEGCFKSAELQTLVGRVATMDVVQNEPLLQAKLAPVDGSGGVAAILDPNKRAMSVAVDDEVGVAGFVKPSDRVDLFATLETEDEDRGVVTKLVLANTLVLAIGTEMIRTGKDEEAKPVKVITLEVTPEEAEKLAYASTRGKFRLALRSPLTKDDILTSGATIDTLLNSYNEGPERGQGAKPGASVQLIKGKDVTLVAF; this is translated from the coding sequence ATGCGCCGTTATCGACCGTTCATTCTTTTGGGCCTTGCTGGAGTTATTGCTTTCTCGACCAGCAGCATGGTCTACCGATGGCTTCGAGCCCAGGCCTTTGCCAGTCAGGCCGTGGTGGAATCTCCGATCAAGACCGAGGAGATTGCCGTCGCCAGCTACAACATCCCGCGCGGTGCGACGATCACGCCGGAGATGCTGAAGACCGCGGCGCTGCCCACCGAAAGCCTGCCCGAGGGGTGCTTCAAGTCGGCGGAGCTGCAGACGCTGGTCGGCCGCGTGGCGACCATGGACGTCGTCCAGAACGAGCCCCTTCTGCAGGCCAAGCTCGCTCCCGTGGACGGCAGCGGCGGCGTCGCGGCCATTCTCGATCCGAACAAGCGGGCGATGTCGGTGGCCGTCGATGACGAGGTCGGCGTGGCCGGGTTCGTGAAACCCAGCGATCGGGTTGATCTTTTTGCGACCCTCGAGACCGAGGACGAGGACCGCGGCGTGGTCACGAAGCTGGTGCTGGCCAACACCCTGGTCCTGGCCATCGGGACGGAAATGATCCGCACGGGCAAGGACGAAGAGGCCAAGCCGGTCAAGGTCATCACTCTGGAAGTGACGCCGGAGGAGGCCGAGAAGCTTGCGTACGCTTCGACGCGCGGAAAGTTCCGCCTCGCCCTTCGCAGCCCGCTGACCAAGGATGATATCCTCACGAGCGGCGCGACGATCGACACGCTGCTCAACTCGTACAACGAGGGACCCGAGCGTGGTCAGGGCGCGAAGCCCGGCGCCAGCGTGCAGCTGATCAAGGGCAAGGACGTAACGTTGGTGGCGTTTTAG
- a CDS encoding type II and III secretion system protein family protein gives MMIIASSFLLLALPLWNVAGAEQAETVRASAARMLEVPIGKSVVVESPVAITRASLANPAVADAVVLSPRQVYITGVAVGSTNLTLWTSDTEIYKIFDITVSPDLVDLKDQLHRLFPEETGVRVSASREHLTISGTVSSTTRLAHIASVAEAYAPEKVVNLLQVGGVQQVMLEVRVAEMNRELIRRLGINIGYLSANSNVFGVTTLNDLSAVVSPRDATFLPGAVGAGTSALKVSPFGYVPVMADAILRWQTGDADWTAFIDALKENGLVKILAEPTLVALSGQEANFLAGGEFPVPVPQSLGTTTIQFKKFGVGLNFTPTVLGQNLISMRVSPEVSELDFTNAIVIQGFLIPAISTRRASTVVELRDGQSFAIAGLMRSTVREKLSKFPVLGDVPVLGTLFRSSEFQKNESELIILVTPRLVRPIDSATAPLPTDAFIEPNDFDFYGMGRIELTEHSDSPRNLEGEFGHVNP, from the coding sequence ATGATGATCATCGCATCATCGTTCCTCTTGCTTGCGCTGCCGCTGTGGAATGTGGCGGGTGCCGAGCAGGCCGAGACCGTGCGCGCCAGCGCCGCTCGTATGCTCGAGGTGCCGATCGGGAAGTCCGTGGTCGTCGAGAGCCCGGTCGCCATCACCCGCGCCTCTCTTGCCAACCCCGCCGTCGCCGACGCCGTGGTCCTGTCGCCTCGGCAGGTCTACATCACCGGCGTCGCCGTGGGATCGACGAACCTGACCCTTTGGACCAGCGACACCGAGATCTACAAAATCTTCGACATCACGGTTTCGCCGGACCTCGTGGACCTGAAGGACCAGCTTCACCGTCTGTTCCCGGAGGAGACCGGCGTGCGCGTCAGCGCGAGCCGCGAGCACCTGACGATCTCCGGGACCGTCTCCAGCACTACGCGCCTGGCCCACATCGCTTCGGTGGCCGAGGCCTACGCACCCGAGAAGGTCGTCAACCTCCTGCAGGTCGGCGGCGTCCAGCAGGTCATGCTCGAGGTTCGGGTGGCGGAGATGAACCGCGAGCTCATCCGCCGCCTCGGCATCAACATCGGGTACCTCTCGGCCAATTCCAACGTCTTCGGCGTCACCACGCTCAACGATCTGTCGGCCGTCGTCTCGCCTCGGGATGCCACTTTCCTGCCCGGCGCCGTCGGTGCCGGCACCTCGGCCCTGAAGGTCTCGCCCTTTGGCTACGTGCCGGTCATGGCCGACGCCATCCTGCGCTGGCAGACGGGTGACGCGGACTGGACCGCCTTCATCGACGCGCTGAAGGAAAATGGCCTGGTCAAGATCCTGGCCGAGCCAACGCTGGTGGCGCTCAGTGGGCAGGAGGCCAACTTCCTCGCCGGCGGCGAGTTCCCGGTGCCCGTGCCGCAGAGCCTCGGCACCACCACGATCCAGTTCAAGAAGTTCGGAGTCGGTCTCAACTTCACGCCAACCGTGCTCGGTCAGAACCTGATCAGCATGCGCGTGTCGCCGGAGGTCTCCGAGCTCGACTTCACGAACGCGATCGTCATTCAGGGTTTCCTGATTCCGGCCATCAGCACCCGGCGCGCCTCCACGGTCGTCGAACTGCGCGACGGCCAGAGCTTCGCCATCGCCGGCCTGATGCGCTCGACGGTGCGTGAGAAGCTCTCGAAGTTCCCGGTTCTCGGCGACGTGCCGGTTTTGGGCACTCTGTTCCGCTCGAGCGAGTTCCAGAAGAACGAGTCGGAGCTGATCATCCTGGTCACGCCGCGCCTGGTGCGTCCGATCGATTCGGCCACGGCGCCGCTGCCGACCGACGCCTTCATCGAGCCCAACGACTTCGACTTCTACGGCATGGGTCGCATCGAGCTGACCGAGCATTCGGATTCCCCCCGCAACCTCGAGGGCGAGTTCGGCCACGTCAACCCGTAA
- a CDS encoding TadE/TadG family type IV pilus assembly protein: MKANEKGMAAVEFGLVLPILMLLVFGIAEFGIAFYREQVLTGAVREGARKGVVATSPRPSETTIKDTVITYLTNMGWTASTATVSVVGAQGASGSPLTVTATYPTSFAVLSKLMPMTGIAVDASGNASLSATVTMELE; this comes from the coding sequence ATGAAAGCCAACGAGAAAGGAATGGCAGCGGTGGAATTCGGGCTCGTTCTGCCGATTCTCATGCTGCTGGTCTTTGGAATCGCCGAGTTCGGAATCGCGTTCTATCGGGAACAGGTGCTGACGGGCGCCGTGCGCGAAGGCGCCCGCAAGGGGGTGGTCGCGACTTCTCCGCGACCCAGTGAAACCACGATCAAGGACACCGTCATCACCTATCTGACGAACATGGGTTGGACGGCGTCGACCGCCACCGTTTCGGTGGTGGGAGCGCAGGGCGCTTCGGGATCTCCTCTGACGGTGACTGCGACGTATCCGACCAGCTTCGCAGTTCTTTCCAAGCTCATGCCGATGACCGGGATCGCGGTGGACGCCAGTGGCAACGCCAGCCTCAGCGCGACCGTGACCATGGAACTGGAGTAG
- a CDS encoding pilus assembly protein TadG-related protein, whose amino-acid sequence MRRPITTRRECGSISIFAAVVAIGFIGVTALGIDVGYGLLTKAQLQNVADSAALAGNHQLARLYDALGNRDTSTYTLTESDKASIIRSIQTYALRNEAGGKAINVLPGDVLFGRWNRSTGEITPTDTGVNVIRVVARRDGSANGVLSTLMSSTIGVHSFDVRADASAVLTPVDKVPPGGVGLPVGIAKAWFNHPGSPCGGNSAIRLYPTGTLIGCAGWHTYTDAPASASKLHSIIDGIRAGTFKSPGVKAGDSWIFQGGVDASVFPDLRDLWRQNRDSNNEWKVLLPVYDNASCENVSGWTKIVGFATAVITNVTTSPAKQIDARVDCDVISYGEAGGEDYGTHVAGGRLID is encoded by the coding sequence ATGAGACGACCCATCACCACGCGCCGCGAATGCGGCTCCATATCCATTTTTGCCGCCGTAGTCGCGATCGGCTTCATCGGCGTCACGGCTTTGGGAATTGATGTCGGCTACGGCCTGCTGACGAAGGCGCAGCTTCAGAACGTCGCGGATTCGGCGGCGCTGGCCGGCAATCATCAGCTCGCGCGGCTCTACGACGCGCTTGGCAACCGCGACACCAGCACCTACACGCTGACGGAGTCGGACAAGGCGTCGATCATCCGGTCGATTCAGACGTATGCGCTGCGCAACGAGGCGGGTGGCAAGGCCATCAACGTGCTTCCGGGCGACGTGCTGTTCGGTCGCTGGAACAGGAGCACCGGCGAGATCACCCCGACCGATACGGGCGTCAACGTCATCCGTGTCGTCGCACGGCGCGATGGGTCGGCCAACGGCGTGCTGTCGACACTCATGAGCTCGACCATCGGCGTTCACTCGTTCGATGTCCGCGCCGATGCGTCAGCGGTCCTGACACCGGTTGATAAGGTCCCGCCTGGTGGTGTCGGGCTGCCGGTGGGCATCGCCAAGGCCTGGTTCAATCATCCGGGCTCGCCCTGCGGTGGAAATTCCGCCATCCGTCTGTATCCGACCGGTACATTGATCGGCTGCGCGGGCTGGCACACCTATACCGACGCTCCGGCGTCGGCTTCCAAACTGCACTCGATCATCGACGGAATCCGAGCGGGCACGTTCAAGTCCCCAGGCGTCAAGGCCGGCGACAGCTGGATCTTCCAGGGCGGCGTCGACGCCAGCGTCTTTCCCGACCTGCGCGATCTGTGGCGCCAGAACCGGGACAGCAATAACGAGTGGAAGGTCCTTTTGCCGGTGTACGACAACGCGAGCTGCGAGAACGTCAGCGGCTGGACCAAGATAGTGGGCTTCGCGACAGCGGTCATCACGAACGTCACGACTTCACCGGCGAAACAGATCGATGCTCGTGTCGACTGCGACGTCATCAGCTACGGGGAAGCGGGAGGAGAGGATTACGGCACGCATGTGGCCGGAGGACGACTGATCGACTAA